One window from the genome of Rhizobium sp. NZLR1 encodes:
- a CDS encoding NADP-dependent isocitrate dehydrogenase encodes MNKIKVANPVADLDGDEMTRIIWQLIKDKLIHPYLDLDIDYFDLSVENRDATNDQVTVDAANAIKKYGVGIKCATITPDEARVKEFNLKEMWKSPNGTIRNILGGVIFREPIICKNVPRLVPGWTKPIVVGRHAFGDQYRATDFKFPGKGKLTIKFVGEDGTVIEREVFNAPGAGVAMAMYNLDESIREFARASMMYGLMRKWPVYLSTKNTILKAYDGRFKDIFEEVFETEFKDQFKEAGITYEHRLIDDMVASALKWSGGYVWACKNYDGDVQSDTVAQGFGSLGLMTSVLLTPDGKTVEAEAAHGTVTRHYRQHQMGQETSTNSIASIFAWTRGLAHRAKLDDNAELARFAATLEKVCVDTVESGFMTKDLARLIGPDQPWLSTTAFLDKIDQNLQKAMA; translated from the coding sequence ATGAACAAGATCAAGGTCGCCAATCCCGTCGCCGATCTCGACGGCGATGAAATGACGCGCATCATCTGGCAGCTCATCAAGGATAAGCTGATCCATCCGTATCTCGACCTCGACATCGACTATTTCGACCTCTCGGTCGAAAACCGCGACGCCACCAACGACCAGGTCACCGTCGATGCCGCCAATGCCATCAAGAAGTACGGCGTCGGTATCAAGTGCGCGACGATCACGCCGGACGAAGCCCGCGTCAAGGAATTCAACCTCAAGGAAATGTGGAAGAGCCCGAACGGCACGATCCGCAACATCCTCGGCGGCGTCATCTTCCGCGAGCCGATCATCTGCAAGAACGTGCCGCGCCTCGTTCCCGGTTGGACCAAGCCGATCGTCGTCGGCCGCCACGCCTTCGGCGACCAGTACCGCGCCACCGATTTCAAGTTCCCCGGCAAGGGCAAGCTGACGATCAAGTTCGTCGGCGAAGACGGCACCGTCATCGAGAGGGAAGTCTTCAACGCACCGGGCGCCGGCGTTGCCATGGCCATGTACAATCTCGACGAATCGATCCGCGAATTCGCCCGCGCCTCGATGATGTACGGTCTGATGCGCAAGTGGCCGGTCTATCTGTCGACCAAGAACACCATCCTCAAGGCCTATGACGGCCGCTTCAAGGACATCTTCGAAGAAGTCTTCGAGACCGAATTCAAGGATCAGTTCAAGGAAGCCGGCATCACCTACGAACACCGCCTGATCGACGACATGGTCGCCTCGGCGCTCAAGTGGTCTGGCGGCTACGTGTGGGCCTGCAAGAACTATGACGGCGACGTCCAGTCCGACACTGTTGCCCAGGGCTTCGGCTCTCTCGGCCTGATGACCTCGGTTCTGCTCACGCCCGACGGCAAGACGGTCGAAGCCGAAGCCGCTCACGGCACGGTCACCCGCCACTACCGCCAGCACCAGATGGGTCAGGAAACCTCGACGAACTCGATCGCCTCGATCTTCGCCTGGACCCGCGGCCTGGCGCACCGCGCCAAGCTCGACGACAATGCCGAGCTCGCCCGCTTCGCCGCAACGCTCGAAAAGGTCTGCGTCGACACTGTCGAATCCGGCTTCATGACCAAGGACCTGGCGCGGCTGATCGGCCCCGACCAGCCGTGGCTCTCGACCACTGCCTTCCTCGACAAGATCGATCAGAACCTGCAGAAGGCCATGGCGTAA
- a CDS encoding Crp/Fnr family transcriptional regulator encodes MDVARSKVSDAGTPVACRSCQARHGVVCGALWSDQLRELGCQSLRRTVDAGSEIIAQGSESSVYSNIMRGVIKLCKVMPDGRQQIVGLQFAPDFVGRPFVPESMLSAQAATDAEICVFPRNLLDRMISETPKLQRSLHDQALKELDAAREWMLTLGRRTAEEKVASLLHLIATHAEPQTATTTSFDLPLSRAEIADFLGLTIETVSRQLTKLRKSGVIRIENFRHIIVPDMDELERMISA; translated from the coding sequence ATGGACGTTGCACGCAGTAAGGTTTCCGACGCCGGCACTCCCGTCGCCTGCCGTTCCTGCCAAGCGCGGCACGGCGTCGTCTGCGGCGCGCTGTGGAGCGACCAACTCCGAGAGCTCGGCTGCCAGTCGCTGCGCCGCACGGTCGATGCCGGCAGCGAGATCATCGCCCAGGGGTCGGAAAGCTCTGTCTATTCGAACATCATGCGCGGGGTGATAAAACTCTGCAAGGTGATGCCGGACGGGCGCCAGCAGATCGTCGGCCTGCAATTCGCCCCCGATTTCGTCGGCAGGCCCTTCGTGCCCGAAAGCATGCTGTCGGCTCAGGCTGCGACCGACGCCGAAATCTGCGTCTTCCCGCGCAACCTGCTCGACCGCATGATATCGGAGACGCCGAAGCTGCAGCGCAGCCTGCACGATCAGGCGCTGAAGGAGCTGGACGCCGCGCGCGAATGGATGCTGACGCTCGGCCGGCGCACCGCCGAGGAGAAGGTCGCAAGCCTGCTCCACCTCATCGCCACCCACGCCGAACCGCAGACCGCCACGACCACCTCTTTCGACCTGCCGCTGTCCCGCGCCGAGATCGCCGATTTTCTCGGTCTGACCATTGAAACCGTCAGCCGCCAGTTGACCAAGCTGCGCAAGAGCGGTGTCATTCGCATCGAGAACTTTCGACATATCATCGTCCCCGACATGGATGAACTGGAGCGGATGATCAGCGCATAA
- a CDS encoding N-acetylglucosamine kinase has translation MTVYLIGIDGGGTSCRAAVAGANGSILARAQAGPANILSDPDTALDNIASATRAAFYAAGINARSIASARAVLGVAGNNVGEAVHYVRNRLPFAEADIESDGLIALQGALGDKDGAVAILGTGTIYISRHCDSVTYTGGWGFTVGDLGSGARIGHALLQETLLAYDGIHDMSAMTASVLAEFKNDPRNIVEFARQAKPGAFGRYAPRVFEHIKQGDAVAARLLKEAAVSVDEALDRLVARGTQKICLLGGLGPLYSSWIAARHQSLLVTPEGDALSGAVALAVSRFGHLKAIE, from the coding sequence ATGACTGTCTATCTAATCGGAATCGACGGCGGTGGCACCAGCTGCCGTGCGGCAGTCGCCGGTGCGAACGGTAGTATCCTTGCGCGGGCTCAAGCCGGGCCAGCCAACATTCTTTCCGATCCGGATACGGCGCTCGACAACATTGCCAGTGCGACCCGCGCGGCTTTCTACGCAGCTGGCATCAATGCGCGTAGCATCGCCTCGGCGCGTGCAGTTCTTGGGGTCGCGGGCAATAATGTCGGCGAGGCCGTTCACTACGTGAGAAACAGGCTACCCTTCGCCGAGGCGGACATCGAGTCAGACGGGCTGATCGCGCTACAAGGCGCGCTTGGCGATAAAGACGGAGCCGTCGCCATTTTAGGAACAGGGACGATCTACATCTCCCGCCACTGCGATTCGGTAACCTACACCGGCGGATGGGGCTTTACTGTCGGCGACCTCGGCAGCGGCGCTCGTATTGGACATGCGCTTTTGCAAGAAACGCTGCTCGCATATGACGGCATCCATGACATGTCCGCGATGACCGCCTCAGTCCTTGCGGAATTCAAGAATGACCCACGCAATATCGTCGAGTTTGCGCGGCAGGCAAAGCCCGGCGCCTTTGGTCGCTATGCGCCGCGCGTATTCGAGCACATCAAACAGGGTGATGCCGTCGCCGCGCGCCTGTTGAAAGAAGCCGCTGTTTCAGTTGACGAAGCACTTGATCGTCTAGTCGCTCGAGGAACGCAGAAGATTTGTCTGCTCGGGGGATTGGGGCCGCTGTATTCGTCCTGGATCGCTGCACGGCATCAAAGTTTATTGGTAACTCCCGAAGGCGATGCACTGAGCGGGGCCGTGGCCCTGGCTGTGTCGCGCTTCGGGCATCTGAAAGCGATCGAATGA
- a CDS encoding GntR family transcriptional regulator gives MSDRLAAMLPGWGIDIKGAGPLYHRLRLVLEKAILSGKLKEGDVLYSERDLAEHLRVSRVTVRKAIDHLVQDGFLVRRRGSGTFVGGSAVHADQPPLCANSLTGNISWRGSDTKVECIERSTSHPAPEEMMTLGLSSDSHVVRITCLRSSVGQPLAIERTCISSEFLPHARTVTSSICNTLADANFRPVRAIQRTFASNIEDPDASLLGVAIGTAGLLTKRVAYLASGRAIEFTRSLFRGDAGGFVSKLTFLEN, from the coding sequence ATGAGTGACAGGCTTGCGGCCATGCTTCCAGGATGGGGCATAGACATCAAGGGCGCCGGCCCGCTCTACCATAGGCTTCGCCTGGTGCTTGAAAAGGCAATCCTGTCGGGTAAACTCAAAGAGGGCGACGTTCTTTATTCCGAACGAGACCTCGCTGAACATCTCCGCGTTAGCCGTGTAACGGTCCGCAAAGCAATCGACCATCTCGTCCAAGACGGCTTTCTGGTCCGTCGCCGCGGCTCAGGAACCTTCGTTGGCGGATCGGCGGTCCACGCAGATCAGCCTCCGTTATGCGCGAACTCTTTGACGGGTAACATTTCCTGGCGTGGATCGGACACGAAAGTCGAGTGCATCGAGCGCAGCACGTCTCATCCCGCACCGGAGGAGATGATGACACTCGGCCTGTCAAGCGACAGTCACGTCGTGCGCATCACCTGCTTGCGGAGCTCGGTGGGCCAGCCGCTTGCGATCGAACGCACATGCATTTCCTCGGAGTTCCTGCCCCACGCTCGTACCGTTACCTCTTCTATCTGCAACACACTCGCGGACGCAAACTTTAGACCCGTTCGTGCGATCCAGCGCACTTTCGCATCCAACATCGAAGATCCGGACGCCTCCTTGCTTGGCGTGGCGATTGGAACGGCTGGTCTTTTGACAAAGCGCGTTGCCTATCTTGCTTCGGGCCGTGCGATCGAATTCACCCGCTCACTTTTTCGAGGCGATGCCGGAGGTTTTGTCAGCAAGCTCACCTTTCTCGAAAACTGA
- a CDS encoding DUF3991 and toprim domain-containing protein: MKRRNIEALRERVSCAAVLEKASFAIDIKESTRRAIKFRRGGEIIIVTHEGRGWFDPLSDAKGDVFGLVEHLDHVGFCEGAERVADLVGFTITEPEWQSLEPDGGYDLSLPDRWQARRRPWPGSSTWRYLNGERCLPSPLLRTAIKGGLLREGPHGSIWAAHTDKTGVVTGWEARGPQYRGFSSGGRKVLFRLGSVTASRLAVTEAAIDAMSLAAIEGMREGTLYLSTGGGWSPATQAALWDLASRQDARLVAATDANAQGDLFAERLRALAEDAGCDWSRLRPHEEDWNETLKIREKEMRERRERGVPHSRRPRQGRLRPAEPALDPTGRDAGGRQGVMEN; encoded by the coding sequence ATGAAGAGAAGAAACATAGAAGCGCTCCGCGAACGGGTCAGTTGCGCGGCCGTTCTCGAAAAGGCGAGCTTCGCCATCGACATCAAGGAAAGCACCCGGCGGGCGATCAAGTTTCGCCGTGGCGGTGAAATCATCATCGTCACGCATGAAGGGCGTGGATGGTTCGATCCGCTCAGTGATGCGAAAGGCGATGTGTTCGGGCTTGTCGAGCATCTCGATCATGTCGGATTTTGCGAAGGCGCCGAAAGGGTCGCGGATCTCGTGGGATTCACGATCACCGAGCCGGAGTGGCAGTCGTTGGAGCCTGATGGAGGATACGACCTCTCCCTCCCCGATCGTTGGCAGGCGCGCCGCCGCCCATGGCCCGGATCGTCGACATGGCGTTATCTTAATGGCGAGCGTTGCCTGCCGTCGCCTTTACTCCGCACCGCGATCAAAGGCGGCCTTCTTCGAGAAGGTCCGCATGGCAGCATATGGGCAGCTCATACGGACAAGACCGGAGTTGTGACTGGCTGGGAGGCACGAGGGCCGCAATACCGCGGCTTCTCCTCTGGCGGAAGGAAGGTTCTCTTCCGTCTCGGGTCGGTTACTGCGTCGCGCCTGGCCGTCACGGAAGCTGCGATCGATGCCATGAGTCTCGCGGCGATCGAGGGGATGCGGGAAGGCACGCTCTATCTCAGCACCGGCGGCGGGTGGTCGCCGGCCACGCAGGCCGCGCTGTGGGACTTGGCCTCCCGACAGGATGCCCGGCTGGTCGCTGCGACGGACGCCAATGCACAAGGCGATCTGTTTGCCGAGCGGTTGCGGGCGCTTGCCGAGGATGCCGGCTGCGACTGGTCGCGGCTGCGCCCGCACGAGGAGGACTGGAACGAGACCCTGAAGATCAGGGAGAAGGAAATGAGGGAACGAAGAGAAAGAGGCGTGCCGCATTCCCGCCGCCCGCGTCAAGGGAGGCTTCGCCCGGCTGAGCCGGCCCTTGACCCGACCGGTCGCGATGCCGGCGGCAGGCAAGGGGTCATGGAGAACTGA
- a CDS encoding DEAD/DEAH box helicase family protein yields MSTDPFALDISGSSALSFGLGLGVTAFGGFAANDDDPDPPPLSPTPALHLPAAKRPAPRRQGACANFYLEDGDRGLAIDWKQRAKANLAAILTANEIEKQDRPAIRDEQAKLIRFTGFGASELANGMFRRPGEVDFREGWDDLGSSLESAVTDADYASLARCTQYAHFTPEFIVRAIWAGLRRLGWRGGRVLEPGIGTGLFPALMPTALRDTSYVTGIEVDPVTARIVRLLQPKARIINADFARTELNAIYDLAIGNPPFSDRTVRSDRQYRPLGLRLHDYFIARSIDLLKPGALAAFVTSSGTMDKVDSTAREHIARSADLIAAARLPEGSFRRAAGTDVVVDILFFRKRKASEPEGDLSWLDLEEVRPATSDEGAIRVNRWFARHPNFVLGEHALTSGPFGETYTCRPRSGEDLETALKAVIALLPEDRYDGEPSQIDINLEEEVGEIVDLRHSNDKVREGSFFLNSRHGLMQMIDGAPLAVSVRKGRSGEGLSEKHVRIIKKLIPIRDAVREVLKAQERDQPWRDLQVRLRIAWSSFVRDFGPINHTTVSISEDDETGELRETHRRPNLQPFLDDPDCWLVASIEDYDLETDTAKPGPIFTERVISPPAAPVITSAADALAVVLNERGRVDPDHTAELLHRDPDAVIDELGDAIFRDPADGSWLTSDAYLSGSVRTKLTVAEAAASLDPVYERNVRALQDVQPADLRPSDITARLGAPWIPAADVVVFVKETMDADIRIRHLPELGSWTVEARQLGYNAAGTSEWGTSRRHAGELLADALNSRVPQIFDVFKDVGGERRVLNVVDTEAARDKLQKIKEAFQNWVWTDPHRTDRLARVYNDRFNNIAPRKFDGSHLKLPGASGAFVLYGHQKRGIWRIISSGSTYLAHAVGAGKTMTMAAAIMEQRRLGLIAKAMLVVPGHCLAQAAREFLALYPNARILVADETNFTKDKRARFLSRGATAPWDAIIITHSAFRFIAVPSAFESQMIHDELELYEDLLTKVDSEDRVSRKRLERLKEGLQERLEALSTRKDDLLTISEIGVDQIIVDEAQEFRKLSFATNMSTLKGIDPNGSQRAWDLYVKSRYIETKNPGRALVLASGTPITNTLGEMFSIQRLLGHEALRERGLHEFDAWASTFGDTTTELEIQPSGKYKPVSRFASFVNVPELIAMFRSFADVVMPQDLKQYVKVPALSTGRRQILTAQPTAAFKLYQQILDSRIKAIEMREGPAQPGDDILLSVITDGRHGAVDLRLVIPANDNEPDNKLNLLIENAFRIWTETSENTYLRPDGKPYELPGAAQMIFSDLGTINVEKTRGFSAYRWIRDELIRLGVPASEIAFMQDFKKTEAKQRLFGDVRSGKVRFLIGSSETMGTGVNAQLRLRALHHLDVPWLPSQIEQREGRIVRQGNQHDVVDIFAYATQGSLDAAMWQNNERKARFIAAALSGDTSIRRLDDLGDGQANQFAMAKAIASGDERLMQKAGLEADIARLKRLRAAHDDDLFAVRRQVRDAERDIEISIRRIGEIGKDIARLVPTAGEAFTMTVTGVSYDERKDAGRALMKEILTLVQLQQEGEIVTASIGGFDLLYDGERFGKSDGYRYTTMLQRTGADYEIDLAVTVTPLGAVSRLEHTLDDFDGERERYRQRLEEARRRLASYQSRQGGDFAFASELAEKRRQFQEVEAELAAEAREAGASAREAA; encoded by the coding sequence ATGTCCACCGATCCCTTCGCCCTCGATATATCAGGCAGCAGCGCATTGTCGTTCGGGCTTGGCTTGGGCGTCACCGCGTTTGGCGGTTTCGCCGCCAACGACGACGATCCCGATCCGCCGCCGCTCTCCCCGACGCCGGCATTGCATCTGCCAGCTGCGAAGCGGCCGGCACCGCGGAGACAGGGCGCGTGCGCTAACTTCTATCTCGAGGATGGCGATCGTGGACTTGCGATCGACTGGAAGCAAAGAGCGAAGGCGAATCTTGCAGCCATCCTGACCGCCAACGAAATCGAAAAGCAGGACCGACCCGCCATCCGTGACGAGCAGGCGAAGCTGATCCGCTTCACCGGTTTTGGCGCATCGGAACTCGCGAACGGCATGTTCCGGCGTCCAGGCGAAGTCGATTTCCGGGAAGGCTGGGATGACCTCGGCAGTTCGCTGGAAAGCGCCGTCACCGATGCCGATTATGCTTCGCTCGCGCGCTGCACCCAATATGCTCACTTCACTCCCGAGTTCATCGTCCGGGCGATCTGGGCGGGCTTGCGGCGGCTCGGATGGCGCGGGGGCCGCGTGCTGGAGCCGGGAATCGGCACGGGCCTGTTTCCGGCGCTGATGCCAACGGCGCTCCGCGACACAAGCTATGTCACCGGCATCGAAGTCGATCCGGTGACGGCGCGGATTGTCCGGCTTCTTCAGCCGAAGGCGCGGATCATCAACGCCGACTTCGCCCGCACCGAACTCAACGCGATCTATGATCTCGCGATCGGCAATCCGCCCTTCTCCGATCGAACAGTTCGGTCGGACCGGCAGTACCGTCCGCTCGGTCTGCGGCTGCACGACTACTTCATTGCCCGGTCGATCGATCTCTTGAAGCCCGGTGCACTCGCCGCGTTCGTGACAAGCAGCGGCACGATGGACAAGGTGGACAGCACAGCGCGAGAGCATATCGCCAGGTCCGCCGATCTGATCGCAGCGGCCCGCCTCCCCGAGGGCAGCTTCCGCCGCGCCGCTGGCACGGATGTGGTCGTGGACATCCTGTTTTTTCGCAAGCGCAAGGCCAGCGAGCCGGAGGGTGATCTATCATGGCTCGATCTCGAAGAGGTTCGTCCTGCGACATCCGACGAGGGGGCGATCCGCGTAAACCGCTGGTTCGCACGGCACCCGAATTTCGTGCTCGGCGAGCACGCCCTAACGTCTGGCCCGTTCGGCGAGACCTATACGTGCCGGCCACGCTCCGGTGAGGATCTGGAAACGGCACTGAAGGCAGTGATCGCTCTACTCCCCGAAGATCGGTATGACGGCGAGCCGTCGCAGATCGACATCAATCTGGAAGAGGAAGTGGGCGAGATCGTCGATCTCCGCCACAGCAACGACAAGGTCCGCGAAGGCAGCTTCTTCCTCAACAGCCGCCACGGTCTCATGCAAATGATCGACGGAGCACCGCTCGCGGTGTCGGTGCGGAAAGGCAGGTCAGGCGAGGGCCTGTCCGAAAAGCATGTCCGGATCATCAAGAAGCTGATTCCGATCCGCGACGCCGTGCGCGAGGTGCTGAAAGCGCAGGAACGCGATCAGCCGTGGCGGGATCTGCAGGTTCGGCTGCGCATCGCCTGGTCGAGCTTCGTCCGAGACTTCGGGCCGATCAACCATACGACGGTTTCGATTTCTGAGGATGATGAGACGGGCGAACTCCGCGAAACCCATCGCCGGCCGAATCTCCAGCCGTTCCTCGACGATCCCGATTGTTGGCTGGTGGCCTCGATCGAGGACTACGATCTCGAAACCGATACGGCAAAGCCCGGTCCGATCTTCACCGAGCGGGTGATCTCGCCGCCCGCGGCGCCGGTCATAACCTCGGCAGCCGACGCGCTCGCCGTCGTTCTCAATGAGCGTGGCCGCGTTGATCCCGACCATACTGCCGAACTGCTGCACCGTGATCCGGATGCTGTGATAGACGAACTCGGTGACGCCATCTTCCGCGATCCCGCCGATGGCTCCTGGCTGACGTCCGACGCCTATCTCTCCGGTTCGGTCCGCACCAAGCTCACAGTCGCCGAGGCAGCCGCGTCGCTTGATCCAGTATACGAGCGCAATGTCCGAGCGCTGCAGGATGTCCAGCCTGCCGACCTCCGGCCGTCGGATATCACCGCCCGTCTCGGCGCGCCATGGATCCCGGCTGCCGATGTCGTCGTCTTCGTCAAGGAGACGATGGATGCCGACATTCGGATCCGCCACCTGCCGGAGCTTGGGTCATGGACGGTGGAGGCGCGACAGCTTGGCTACAACGCCGCTGGAACCTCCGAATGGGGCACGAGCCGCCGTCACGCCGGTGAATTGTTGGCGGATGCGCTGAACAGCCGGGTGCCGCAGATCTTTGACGTGTTCAAGGACGTTGGCGGTGAACGTCGCGTTCTGAATGTCGTCGACACGGAAGCAGCCCGCGACAAGCTGCAAAAGATCAAGGAAGCTTTTCAGAACTGGGTCTGGACTGACCCCCACCGCACCGACCGGCTTGCGCGCGTCTATAATGACCGCTTCAACAACATCGCGCCGCGAAAATTCGACGGCTCCCATCTGAAGCTCCCCGGCGCCTCTGGCGCCTTTGTTTTGTATGGGCACCAAAAGCGCGGTATCTGGAGGATCATTTCCTCCGGCTCGACCTATCTCGCTCACGCTGTCGGCGCCGGCAAGACGATGACGATGGCAGCCGCGATCATGGAGCAGCGCCGGCTCGGCCTGATCGCCAAGGCGATGCTGGTCGTGCCAGGCCATTGCCTCGCACAGGCGGCGCGTGAGTTCCTGGCGCTGTATCCGAACGCTCGTATCCTCGTCGCCGACGAGACCAACTTCACCAAGGACAAGCGGGCACGTTTCCTGTCCCGAGGTGCCACGGCCCCCTGGGATGCAATCATCATCACCCATTCGGCCTTCAGGTTCATCGCCGTGCCGTCTGCGTTCGAGAGCCAAATGATCCATGACGAGCTGGAGCTCTACGAGGATCTTCTGACCAAGGTGGACAGCGAGGATCGGGTGTCGCGTAAGCGGCTCGAGCGCCTGAAGGAAGGTTTGCAAGAGCGGTTGGAAGCGCTCTCAACCCGCAAGGACGACCTTCTCACGATCTCGGAAATCGGCGTCGATCAGATCATTGTCGACGAGGCGCAGGAATTCCGCAAACTCTCTTTTGCGACCAACATGTCGACACTGAAAGGCATCGACCCGAACGGATCGCAGCGGGCTTGGGACCTCTATGTGAAGTCCCGCTATATCGAGACGAAGAATCCCGGCCGCGCGCTCGTGTTGGCCTCCGGGACACCGATCACCAACACGCTCGGTGAAATGTTCTCGATTCAGCGACTGCTCGGCCACGAGGCGCTCCGCGAACGCGGGCTGCATGAATTCGATGCCTGGGCCTCGACCTTTGGCGACACGACGACCGAACTCGAAATCCAGCCGTCCGGCAAATACAAGCCAGTGAGCCGGTTTGCGAGCTTCGTCAACGTGCCGGAGCTGATCGCCATGTTCCGCTCGTTCGCCGACGTTGTGATGCCGCAGGATCTGAAACAATATGTGAAGGTTCCGGCACTCTCGACCGGTCGGCGGCAGATCCTGACGGCGCAGCCGACGGCGGCATTCAAACTCTATCAGCAAATCCTCGACAGCCGCATCAAGGCGATCGAGATGCGCGAGGGGCCGGCTCAGCCCGGAGACGATATACTGCTGTCCGTCATCACTGACGGCCGCCATGGGGCGGTCGACCTGCGCCTGGTCATTCCGGCAAACGACAACGAGCCGGACAACAAGCTCAATCTTCTCATCGAGAACGCCTTTCGCATCTGGACGGAAACGAGCGAAAACACCTATCTTCGTCCGGACGGCAAGCCCTATGAGCTTCCGGGCGCCGCGCAGATGATTTTCTCCGATCTCGGCACCATCAATGTCGAGAAGACGCGCGGTTTCTCCGCCTACCGCTGGATCCGTGACGAATTGATCCGACTGGGCGTACCCGCGTCGGAAATCGCCTTCATGCAGGACTTCAAGAAGACCGAGGCCAAGCAACGTCTGTTCGGTGATGTCCGTTCGGGCAAGGTTCGCTTTCTGATCGGCTCGTCTGAGACCATGGGCACCGGCGTCAACGCTCAACTCAGGTTGAGGGCGTTGCATCACCTCGATGTGCCGTGGCTGCCGTCGCAGATCGAGCAGCGCGAGGGCCGCATCGTCCGCCAGGGCAATCAGCACGATGTCGTCGATATCTTCGCCTACGCCACGCAAGGGTCACTTGATGCTGCCATGTGGCAGAACAACGAGCGCAAGGCCCGCTTCATTGCGGCGGCCCTTTCCGGCGACACCTCGATCCGTCGGCTGGACGACCTCGGTGACGGCCAGGCCAACCAGTTCGCCATGGCCAAAGCGATTGCCTCGGGCGACGAGCGCCTGATGCAGAAGGCAGGGCTCGAAGCGGATATCGCTCGTCTCAAGCGGCTACGCGCCGCCCATGATGACGACCTGTTCGCCGTGCGCCGACAGGTCCGGGACGCCGAACGCGACATCGAGATATCAATCCGGCGGATCGGCGAGATTGGCAAGGACATCGCGCGGCTGGTTCCGACTGCGGGAGAGGCTTTCACAATGACTGTCACGGGTGTTTCATATGATGAGCGAAAGGATGCCGGCCGCGCGCTGATGAAGGAAATCCTCACTCTCGTTCAGCTTCAACAGGAGGGTGAGATCGTCACCGCCTCCATTGGTGGCTTCGATCTCCTCTACGATGGCGAGCGCTTCGGCAAGTCTGACGGATATCGCTACACCACCATGCTTCAGCGCACGGGCGCGGACTACGAGATCGATCTCGCCGTCACGGTGACACCGCTCGGCGCCGTCTCCCGCCTCGAGCATACGCTCGATGATTTCGACGGGGAGCGGGAACGCTATCGCCAACGGCTGGAGGAAGCGCGCCGGCGTCTTGCTTCCTACCAGTCCCGTCAAGGTGGCGATTTTGCCTTCGCAAGTGAACTGGCCGAAAAGCGTCGCCAGTTCCAGGAGGTTGAGGCGGAGCTCGCGGCCGAGGCGCGCGAGGCAGGGGCGTCTGCCAGGGAGGCAGCCTGA